One segment of Gordonia terrae DNA contains the following:
- a CDS encoding NAD kinase encodes MTDDSVPDHDPGAREFLVVAHTGRENVIETIEAIARRCAAADVALRVVDHDTLDRDAPDHDVLYRNNEGDSPRPPNVPVDPEYLRSLGAVVEVTTAESASAEGCELVIVLGGDGTFLRAAELAYPAEVPVLGINLGHIGFLAEAEAHRVDEVMNQLIARDYRIEPRMTLDIAIVDPTDPDPPTACSWALNEVAVLNTSNNGVLELVTEVDGRPVSAFGADGVLVSTPTGSTAYAFSAGGPVMWPDLEAILVVPNNAHALFARPMVTSPRSRIAVEVDKNGRSALALCDGRRALDVPAGARVEVVRSERSVRWIRIDSDPFADRLVTKFALPVTGWRGRQA; translated from the coding sequence GTGACCGACGATTCGGTGCCGGACCACGACCCCGGTGCCCGCGAGTTCTTGGTGGTCGCCCATACGGGACGCGAGAACGTCATCGAGACCATCGAGGCGATCGCCCGACGCTGTGCGGCCGCCGACGTCGCGCTCCGCGTGGTCGATCACGACACGCTCGACCGCGACGCCCCCGATCACGACGTGCTGTACCGGAACAACGAGGGCGACTCGCCTCGACCCCCGAACGTCCCGGTCGATCCCGAGTACCTGCGATCGCTGGGCGCCGTCGTCGAGGTCACCACGGCCGAGTCCGCCTCGGCCGAGGGCTGCGAGCTCGTCATCGTCCTGGGAGGTGACGGCACCTTCCTGCGGGCCGCGGAGCTCGCCTACCCGGCCGAGGTCCCGGTTCTCGGTATCAACCTCGGGCACATCGGCTTTCTCGCGGAGGCCGAGGCGCACCGCGTCGACGAGGTCATGAACCAGCTGATCGCCCGGGACTACCGGATCGAACCGCGGATGACCCTCGACATCGCCATCGTCGATCCGACCGACCCGGATCCGCCGACCGCGTGCAGCTGGGCCCTCAACGAGGTCGCGGTACTGAACACGAGCAACAACGGCGTCCTGGAGCTCGTGACCGAGGTCGACGGCCGCCCGGTCTCGGCCTTCGGCGCCGACGGCGTGCTGGTGTCGACGCCGACCGGGTCGACGGCGTACGCCTTCTCGGCGGGCGGGCCGGTGATGTGGCCCGATCTGGAGGCCATCCTGGTCGTACCGAACAACGCCCATGCACTGTTCGCGCGGCCGATGGTGACCAGTCCGCGATCGCGGATCGCGGTGGAGGTGGACAAGAACGGACGGTCGGCGCTGGCGCTGTGCGACGGCCGGCGCGCGCTCGACGTGCCCGCCGGCGCACGTGTCGAGGTCGTACGCAGCGAACGGTCGGTGCGCTGGATCCGCATCGACTCCGATCCCTTCGCCGACCGACTCGTCACCAAATTCGC
- a CDS encoding TlyA family RNA methyltransferase, with protein sequence MATRARLDAELVRRGLARSREQARELVDAGSVRVNGTVASKAATGVTRDTPIVVDEGPRDDWASRGAHKLLGALEAFEPEGLTVEGRRCLDAGASTGGFTDVLLRRGAREVVAADVGYGQLIWRLQNDERVVVHDRTNVRHLEPDAIGGQVDLVVADLSFISLGLVLPALARCCAPGADLLPMVKPQFEVGKDRVGSGGVVRDPELRADAVLAVATEAASHGLRTRGVVASPLPGPSGNVEFFLWLHKERAHRTGGESGQGDRVDRSDSTDADRTTGSPDELRAMIEQAVAAGPR encoded by the coding sequence ATGGCCACCAGAGCACGGCTCGATGCCGAACTCGTCCGTCGGGGCCTAGCTCGCTCGCGCGAGCAGGCGCGCGAACTCGTCGATGCCGGTTCGGTCCGGGTGAACGGGACGGTCGCCTCGAAGGCGGCCACCGGCGTCACCCGCGACACCCCCATCGTCGTCGACGAGGGTCCACGCGACGATTGGGCCTCGCGGGGAGCGCACAAACTTCTCGGTGCCCTCGAGGCCTTCGAGCCGGAGGGTCTCACGGTCGAGGGGCGTCGCTGCCTCGACGCCGGCGCGTCCACCGGCGGCTTCACGGATGTCCTGCTCCGGCGCGGCGCCCGTGAGGTGGTCGCCGCGGATGTCGGTTACGGACAGCTGATCTGGCGGTTGCAGAACGACGAGCGCGTCGTGGTCCACGACCGGACCAACGTCCGACACCTCGAGCCCGACGCCATCGGCGGCCAAGTCGACCTGGTGGTCGCGGATCTGTCGTTCATCTCGCTGGGGCTGGTGCTCCCCGCACTGGCCCGGTGCTGCGCACCGGGCGCCGACCTGCTGCCGATGGTCAAGCCGCAGTTCGAGGTCGGCAAGGACCGGGTGGGTTCGGGCGGCGTGGTCCGCGACCCGGAACTGCGCGCCGACGCGGTCCTGGCGGTCGCGACCGAAGCCGCCTCCCACGGTCTACGGACCCGGGGCGTGGTCGCGAGCCCGCTGCCCGGGCCGTCGGGGAACGTGGAGTTCTTCCTCTGGCTGCACAAGGAGCGGGCCCACCGGACAGGCGGGGAGTCGGGGCAGGGCGATAGGGTCGACCGGTCGGACTCGACCGACGCGGATCGCACCACCGGGTCCCCGGACGAACTCCGAGCCATGATCGAACAAGCGGTCGCCGCGGGTCCGCGCTGA